aattcaaaaacataaaaagGGATAGAAAAGCATAAAAAGAGCAAACAAGAAGCATGAAAATTGAAGTAGTATTTGTTGGTCCAAATCTAATTCAACTTGCTGTGACACTAAAAGATAAAATTGAAGTCAGATTTAATATCAATGAATCTCACATTTATACAATCTGTACCTAAAGTTGAAgactttgaatttgaaatgtAATGCAAAAAAAGTGGGCCCAAAAAGTTAGGCTGGGTTCTGTATATTGGGCTTACCATCACCACATACAAAATTATAAGTGGTGAAGAATAACATTATACTTACTACTTTGTTAATAAATAAATGTCTTAATTTACCGCACAAGTTTTAAGACATActagtatttaaaaaaaatattttgaccaaattagatttatttatttttaattttttaggttCAAATTGATGTCATGTTGTCACATGACTCACATTAGTACACGGTTGCACTATATTACAAAAATATTACAAAAACCTAATCGAACAGAACTTTTTTTATTGGTAAGTAAACATAAATTTCAAAGGTACGCCATTCGAACTCGTAACCTCTAGTTCGACGATCAACCACTCTATCGCTTGGCCAACATGCACACATTCCGATTGAACTCTCTTTTAACTAGGAATGCATGCTTAAACTAGAATCATAAATTCGGTTAAGAACTGGATTGATAGTTTAGTAATGGAACCGAAACCATCACAAACATACGAACCAGAACCAACGTAATGGTTTAGGGGTTTAGGCAGTCTATTACTATGATTTAGGAAATCTTTTAATCGTGACCATATCGACAATTTATATAAACTCTACGATTTGAGTAAAAAGCGATATATTTTAAGAAAATCATCTTTTTTCagctaaaaatgaaaagaaaaaaaaggcatAATTTTGTGCTGTAACTAGAACGGTTAAAAGTTAAAACCCTTGTTGagctaattttatttaatcGCACCATcaaccaatttttttaaaagtaaattaTTATTACTATCTTTTTCTCCCTTAATTAGTACACTAATTAACTTATTCTCTTTAAATTCAGTTATTTTTTCGGTTAAACAAAAAtctcttaaaattaaaaaagggGTTTTGTGGCATTTTACACAAATCGTGGTCTATTCTAGAATTCCTTAGAAGTCAAAGGGTATTTTGGTAAACAAAATCAGGAGCGGCTACAAGCACGACACACAGTCACGCAAAGCGAAGCGAAGCAAGAACGCAGACTCTCAGGCGCCGGAAAATGGGTTTATTGGGCGGGCGATGGGGGACTGCGGCGGCGGTGATTGCTCTGGCCGCGGCGGTGGTCACGAGGAAGCATCTTGGCGAGCAATTAGGATGGGATAACTCTGCCATGATGCAATGGCTGAAAGAAATGTCCGATCGGCTAGGGCATTGGGCGATCCCCGCCTACGTCGGACTTCACACGATCACCTTGGCGCTTTGCCTCCCCTACGCCGTCTTCTTCGAGGCCGGCGCTTCGATGCTCTTCGGATTTTTGCCGGCGCTTCTGTGCGTCTTCACTGCTAAAATCCTCGGCGCTTCTCTCTCCTTCTGGATTGGCAGGCACTTCCTCCTATCTCTTTTTCCCCAATTTTAACCTTGTAATTGATAAAGTCGAAATATCTTCTGGTAACTTTAGCTGGTTGGATGATGTTTCGCTATTTTGAGTTGACTGCAATTGAGTAATTCGTAATATCTAATAGGAATTGAGAAATACAGACATTCTTTTCCTGCTTTTGTTGTTTGGATTTAAAATTCGAGCTATGGTTTTGATGGTTGTGTGATCTGTTATGTGAAGTGTTCAAGTTATGctgttaattttgtgttttactGTTCATTTCAACATAGCCTGTGTTCTACTGTAATTGAATCAGCATATACATTACATATTTACATTCAGCTCATGTGCAGTGAGATACAGATTGTTGATGGTCTCTATATCTGATATTTGACTTAAATAGAGGAGTTTGAGGagtttgtgaatttttattttatagctAGTTGTGATTGGAATTTGGAATGAAATTCGTAAGAAACAAACGAAAAGATAATGAACACCTGAACCCCTAGATATCACTGACCGAGGAGTTGGGGGGTAGAGCCTCGTTAAAACCATTCCGGCAAAATCCTAGTGGGAGAAATGCCGCGAAAGGACAAGGAGTACTTGTCAAAATAAAATGCAACGCAATCCTTTATGACGACAGTAAAAATTTAAGGACTAGCATGATCCCACCAGCCGTCTGTGATCGACTGTGTAGCCATATAGCTATTGGTAATTGGAGAAGAAGCAAAATATTATTTAACCGAATGGAGCTTTAACCGAATATGAAAGATATGGTTATCTGCTGTTTGCAATAGATATATGTCACTGTCATAGTTTCACGTCTGCTAATGTCGGACGGTGATACATTGTTGCTCATTTAAGATATTCTGTGATATCTTCTATTTCGATGGGTGGGTGTTGGAAATATAAAGAACATTTCAGTTAGTGGCTGAACTGCTACCAAAACaagttttttatttgtatttgtatttgtatttgtatttgtatttgtatttgtatgttACAGgaccattttttcatttcatattCTATTCTCTTATTTGGCGCACAACAAGGGATCATTTTCTAGCAATGCGATCTGATTCGaatccccctctctctctctctctgggtTGTGTGTGAATTTTCTAGCAATGTGATCTGATTTGATCTGTCTTTCCCTGACAGATTTGTCTTTCGAAGTTATGGCTCTGCAGCTGAAAGGGTTcagaaaaataaatactttAACATGTTGTCAAGGGGAGTTGAGCGTGACGGTTGGAAATTTGTTCTTCTTGCTCGCTTCTCACCTGTACCATCCTATGTCATAAACTATGCATTGGCTGCTACTAACGTTGGCTTCCTCATTGATTTCTTGCTTCCAACGGTCATTGGGTGCATGCCCATGATTTTGCAGAACACCTCAATCGGCAGCCTTGCCAGTGCTGCCGTAGGTTCAGCATCCGGCTCCCAGAAGTCTCAGGTTTGGTCATACTTATTTCCTCTTCTCGGGATCTCATCTAGTGTTCTTATATCATTGAGGATAAAAAAGTATTCAACTGATATCCTAACTGATGATTCTCCTGCTACCGTATCTGAGCCCTCCGATGCTCAGGCATCAAGTCAAGAGCCAGTCAATAGTAAAAGTAAGGCTTTGAAGGGAAAATAAACGCATTTTAAGCTGAAGTTCATGTGCAATATTTAGCTACGCCCAATTTTACTTGGCCACTATCTGTGGATTATGATCAGCCAGTCTAGAGTTGATTTTGACATGAATATATATACTCGAATGCTGCTACCTATGCAATTAGTAGAAGAAGAAAAGATACAGTGACCCTGTAACTGAACTCAAACTGATGTATCTTATAAACGAGTTGACATTTGAAGGTTTAGGCTTTTGTACTTGTGAAATGTGTTATTTAAAGAAATGGAATTATGTGTTCTGGAACATTCTTCTCTTGTTTCTTCCTCTTGCATGTTTGCTGTATCTTTATGTTTCGTGGTtatttgggttgagtttctTCTTAAAGTTATATTCTTATCTTCTCGTTTCTTCAGGAATAGATATGTTTGTGTACTTGGGTCATATTTATGGGCCTCCAAAAACTCACATGCACACACACTTCTTGGGGTGGTATTGGTTAGGAGATTCACGTTGCCCGTCGGTTATAAATACGATTATCATACTACCTAAAAATAgacactatttccattttgatccgtcccttaaaaatagaaattttctaaactttctattttaagaagtggaccccacaatccactaactctacttcaATTGCTTTTTctattcatctttcttactttaccccatttttctcttcctctctcttactttaccattttttttctcttactttaccaattgtgcattaaaacccgtatcATTTCAAATGTAACTATTTTTCAAATACGGAGATAGTATTGTTATTAACAGCTTTTGGATATAGGTGTTGGAAACttggattttgatttttgagtgTGATCTATGTATGGTATTGGAAACATGGAATTTAGTTATTTTGAGATAACTTCAACCAATTCTAAGCTTACACCCAAGTTGGAAACCCACCAAGCTAAGTGAACCCTTCGCCGTCCCGGTTTCAGTTATCGTTTTGGCGTCTCTCCATAGTCGTTAACTGACCAGTACCTAGGCCCACACACTTCTCACATAATAATATTTCTTgacttagggcatccacaatgggacggatgtcccagcagacatcccgacggacttcgcaaaaacacctcctgtcacgtcataaggacatcccactacacaatgTCAGACATCTCCAAGGACATCCCGAaggacatccacaaaaaataaaaaaaaaatcgggacgtccgtcgtgtcaacacaatggcggacgtcccggaaagccgcggaactccgatgtccgcagcggacgtccgtatccctatgcatgctgcctaatggcggacgtccggcacacCGAtccgacgtccgccgggacatccgtcattgtgaatgctcttaatTTATACTCCTAAAATGTTATCACATGATAGGCCACTCTAATACATGTAGAGCCCATAAAATTTCTTGTCTTAATACTGTAGTGATGAGTTCTGCAAAGAAACCTaacttcatttataaaaatgcaAGCTCAACAAGACAATAATGACAGAACCCCTGTCCCTTCTATACAGTTGTATATGATAAGGTGTAAAAGTAGCCCacaggggcgtagcgcagttggcaacggaggggcagatcttgctgcaatgagtctgggttcgaatcccactgctatcgtgtagttgcttccatctctcaggcacaagtgtgaggccttgagagatgggcttctggcagccagtggatTAGGgtctcccccttaacgggctactgcgtaccctgattgaaccccctcatATAATGTCGGGCCGGAGgtgtgggggccgccaaggcgacggaatcgcctttGCTGCAATGATAAGGTGTAAAAGTGCAATTAGCTAAGCTTGTGAAAACATCTAGaagaaaatgttttatgttgcaaTATCATTGAATGAAATTGTTATTCTAGTCCATAATAAAATACTTACACTCTAATGAGAGGCCATCCGCAATCAATGTTTTTTAAACCGCTTTTCCTTTCAGTATTTATAGGCCCTACAACACTTTTTAACCTCATCCTATCTTTTTAATCTCTATTAATTtcttatgtgtttttatttattaatacattataattatattaaaatttacaatttaattaaaatatgaaattcattaaaatcttaaaattacATTTTATAGAAAATTACATTATATAGTCGAATGAGAATCAATAGTTGGTGTGACCAGTCGACTCGACTAGATCATGGCCCGTGGCATCGCGCAACGACTCGTGTTGCCCTTGGAATGGTTGAAGGCTCAcaaattttgttaaaataaCAGATTTCATTGATTTTCGCACCATAATAATGCAACGAAACAGCTTGAATCTGGCTGTTGTTGCCAAGAACAGAAACCCTCTGTTTCCCTCTCTCTCGATAATGAGTTGGTCACATGGAGAAACTATATTCTAATTTTAGAATCTATGGGTGTGAGATCTAAAGTTACGTTTGCAAACGTAACTAGACAACTTGATCAAACAAGGAAAccatcattttttttgtttcttccaACAGAAACAATGTTAATTCCATAAAAGGATGAGCTGAATCCTTACTGGTCTACTCGAACGAACGTCGAAAAATAGTTGGAAGAACATGATCTAAATGTTATAGTGACATGCATGGGTAGACGCAGAAAAATTCATTCGTATGAGctatattttatagtaaaatttattcaaaaaatatttataatatatttaaagcATTAACTTCTATATACTATTTACAtatattttgaatatatttgatgagtctatacaagaaaaaaaaaagtttagtaGGAGCTCAAGCCTCTTGAGCTTTCCCACAGGGTGACATGAAATTGTTCAGTTTTAAAGGTGATTGacaaataaaactaaattagtACTCCACATACCAATTTATGATTCGGTTTATTTTTCAAATGATACATTGACTCTTGTAAATCATTATTTTGATACGCAATATCAATATGTAgaaatacatttatttttaGACAAGCTCGACTTATTTATGCTTAACACCTCGAATTATTAGATTCAGTATCCTGGAGTTCatatttcaaattcaattttatcTATATGCTCCTGTTAAATGGAGTAATTATTTTGATACACAATATCAATAAACTTGCACATGAATTAAGAGGTGAAAACTGAATTGATATGATCTGGTGCAGGGTTGGATTGTGATAATTAATGTATGGTGGCAGCATTAATGAAACACAGCTCAATAATCACCAAATTAATAATGGGATTTGCCAGAAAAAATGAAGTGATGAGAGAGAAAGTAAACAAAGAAATTGAAGTTATGAGCACACAAGCaaatgattttggttttgaaataGAGCTTTGCAATGGCACCTTGCAATCAATTAATAAATCATTGCACATGACTCTTACCCAAACCACATCTATTGTTCTCTATGTTTCATTGTTCTTGAACAAGTATCTcatttagaaaatgaaattttttgttcCATAGTCATATTTCaggagtatatatatttttgtaaaatgATAATGCCATTTTACCCATCATCCTTAATGGAACATTCTTTAATTGTTCTATATGATAAATTGATGTAATATAatgtttttataatattttttaagaatgataaatatcaaattaatctatattacattattaaattataaaaaatattctgAATTATGAGAACTATTTAATTAAAccccaaattttaaatttgtataaaAAATCTTGATGTAACTTGTCATTTAAGTACGAGTATTagaacacaaaaaaattatagtGGCATATAACGAGTTACGACTGGCATATAACGAGTTACGACTTACTCCAATTTAAAGTTgaatattctttttatttgagtgggaaaagaattaaaattgaaatgacgtttaatttttataaatattttcacTTTAAGTgagacatttaaaaaaaataaaacgcATCACTTTGAATATGACAGAATGAAAAAGTATAGTTAGATGtggaaataatcaaataatgtatGTGTTTCACTAAATAAAAGTAGAAGTCATGACATGTTGTGTAAAATATAGCACTAATTAGTACTATCATTTATTGACTTTGAGTGTGACCAGTAAtcaattaatcatttttttaacatttatatatttaaatttgaagGAAGTGATTTTTAGAGACTATTTCTATGAGTTTGTAAGATATTTCTCCTCCATTTAATAAAATGGAGCTTTGAGACATCGCAGAAGTTAATGGGGAACTATTATTAATCTCCATTATTGAAGCAACTTAATATGTGATTTATGCCGTATATAATTTAGCATTAATATCATACAACATACATTCCAAATTTCCATATGTAGCAGCGCACTTTGGAGTTTGGAGCATCAATTGTTATTAAATTTTGATTGTGAATAATAAACATTAGTTAGATATTACTACTAGTTAAAACTATTTATTGGGGAATGATAAACCTCACACCTTTTTTATAGGTTTACAAAGTTTTTTTTGGCAACTTATGAGAAATAAATTTATACCAACAATCTTGATATAGTAAATAATCTGAACAACCCCCTTTAACCGACAATGTATTAATATTATGCAATAGATATGTGTCTCTTCACGTGACACATTGAATTACAATTCAATATTATTTCCTAATTCGTAAAACTCAAATTTAATAGTATGCGAATTTAAAAATTTACCCAGTGAAATTATATCTGGATGGCAAACAGATGGAGGTATTCTATTGACACAACCAGCACTATAATAATTATGAACCTATGagcaataaattaaataaaatgttaatTGACAACTTCTCAAATAATAAACAGATGGAGGTATTCAATTGAACCAACCAGCACTGTAATAATTATGAACTTATGagcaataaattaaataaaatgttagtaatTGACAACTTCTCAAATAATGCATCTGCAGTCATGTatccaaaaattttaatttaaaagtgCGAAACTACGAGGGTGTGTTGACATATTAAGCATCATCGAGTTACTGTCAACAGACAACATGGTAGTGCAAccaatttcaatttcttttattcATGCTTTGTGTTTCTTCGTGTTTAATTCTCTCGTTCTATATTTTATAATGAAGATAAGTTAATTATGAAGTGTGAATAGTGAATAAATAGATATTGAATAAATGAGATCTGGAGTTGTAGATTATAGAACTAGGTTCGGGGTAAACAGTAGATAACATGTGTATGAATAATTGGTTGTTCAATAAAATGTGggatacataatttaatttataataaaattgtgAATAATTATGGAAGCAGTATAAAATACCCCTTTTTATACATGTGACTACGCCTCTACTCAACGGTCTTCAAAGAGGGTAAGACCAttcgcaacgctgtctcttattcgtcttttaaccgtctcatcttttaactattcatgggcccctaTGTacttttactccatctcttaactaagagacagcacctgcaaccctccatttcttatccgtctcttaaccatctcatcccttaactattcattcaatttcattttttatttttatttccaacaaattcaattaataaaaacacacttcattaaataaaataaaattacaacttaaaattctaaaaaaattaaaaacctcattaataaaatctttaaaaaattaaaaatacataatttaaataaaaaaacatatttttttatgatggattaatttgtgggaatggtttgatatttatagaagtgattggaagcttaaaaaattaaaaataaaaataaaaatttgcaaaaaatgcctataaacggctagtatattttttgggatttttttttaaaatttttgaatttatcctgtatttttttttaaaaaaaacaaaaaatttttttttttcggataaaaacgatgcccactcgcgggccggcgagtgggcgtcacggacgaaccagagctcgccacgtcgccaacgcgcgtggcgagacgtctcgcgagctgtccctccgggacgggcgtctctccgagacgggaTGGAGACAGAAGGCTGCAACGCCGTCTCTTATTCGTCTCGTCTCTCcgggacgagataagagacggCTAAGGgatgcgttgcggatggcctaaccCAACCTGCTCCGTTTTCTAGCCAGTTGGGTCGGTATACAAAGCAGATCGACGCGTGATTCACCACCACATTTCAAGCAAAAGCAAGTTAGGTTTAGGCACAATCGAGTTTGACAGATTGTGCCTTCAATCCAAAAAAGTGAGCATGAAATTTGGTGGTGTCAATTGTCAGTTTGCACTTCTTTAATTTTATCTTTGCGTTTGTCAGTAAACATATGTCCGAAATTCATTCACTTAATATCTCATTTTGAGTTATTCCATGtcatttattttcatataaaaaagaaccatacatttaatttttcattttttttccattactactattttttactTATAACTTTTTTTGATCTCCTAACTCATTGAAACGCATGGAATAAAATACTATACTAGCGTGGGGCATATCATAGAAGTTATGTTGCACATACACACTCCTATGCggctatataaaaataaaaaaaattggaaacacTACCAGTTcgtttattattattacaacAATACAACCTAGGAAATGCAAGGGGCGTAGGCCTATATAATGAGGTCTGCACCACTCCTCTCCTTCATTCCCATTCTCTCTGCAGAAACATGGCTTCTCACTCCCTCTGGAGCCTCTCCCTTGGCCTGCTGATGTTCGCCGCCGCAGCACTAGCGGCGGCCCCCAAAAAAGCGGTGGATGTCCCCTTCGGCCGAAACTACGTCCCCACTTGGGCTTTCGACCACATCAAATACCTCAATGGCGGCTCTGAGATCCAGCTCCTTCTTGACAACCACactggtatatatatatatatatatatatatatattatatatatatatatatatatatatatatatatatgctctctctctctctttctctgtaTTTGTCTCACATTGGCCGTAAGAGCAACTGGTGTGGAGTTTATAGATTGAATGAgttttttgggatgagttcttcTGTTTGGTCTGTAATTGTACGTGTGTCTGTATGTGTGTTTGAGAGAGAGTTAATGTGGGATGTTGTTTTGTTTGGTTTAGGTACTGGATTCCAATCCAAGGGTTCATACCTATTTGGACACTTTAGTATGCATTTGAAGCTGGTTGGTGGGGATTCTGCTGGAACTGTTACTGCTTTTTATGTGAGTAAAGTTCACTTTTTTAGCatgttttcttttggaattATATGGAGACAAACTAATTATTTCTTATTAGTGTCCTTCCATGCTTGTTTTGATGGAAATGCTATGAGAATATGTTAGAAATTAGCACAAGTAATCATGACATGAATTGCTTAATTAATTCGTTTGATACCATATGTATATGTTTGGGTCAATGTCAAGAAAAAAGATTTCACAATATAATTTTCGAAGACAATTTAGAATGAGAAGGTGGACATATATAGACAAAAGCAATGAACTCTACTGTTAATAACAGTAGGAATCGAGTTGGGCAAGCCCAAGTTCCCCCATCGGGGATTCCGTGGTCATGGACTGATTTACTTCATTTCCGACGCCAAACTCCATCTAAATACCGATTTGTAGTTTTTTACGAACTCCAATCTTGATGTTTGGTTTATCGACTACATTAATTCTCTATGCTGATAAACTAGTCTTTTAAGATGAGTTCTTTTGTTTAGTCTATAACAATAGTTTAAATTGTTTTTGTGGTTGTATTGTAGCTATCTTCCCAAAACTCAGAGCATGATGAGATAGACTTTGAATTCTTGGGAAATAGAACTGGACAACCATACATTTTGCAAACAAATGTATACACTGGTGGAAAAGGAGACAAAGAGCAAAGAATCTATCTGTGGTTTGATCCAACCAAAGACTTCCACACCTACTCTATCTTGTGGAATCTCTACCAAATTGTGTAAGTCTtcttattatttcatttttccacCATTTCTATTCAAATAGCAACATTGATTCCATCGATTTTGCTCAATTAGCTAGGCTAGGAAAATATGTTGTTGACCAATCTTGAAATCTCCAAATCACAAGAGTcgaagaaattaaattgtttggtTCTTGAGAATGGCAATAGCTGTCTAAATATCATTAGTGTTGGTTATAAAATCAAACATAGTTTTGACTTAAGAGTTTGTGGCGCGTGAAATTAATAGGGCCAACAAGATTCGGTTAATCCATATTAAATATgtactagtaatatttaatttggATATCTAGTTACTGgatatttaatattttcttcttgatttctcAAACAAATTTTTTTGAGCTATTTTTCttgctttctttctttctctaatTTCAGTCCCTCCGAATTTTATAATCTctgataatttaattttcatatgTATAGGCTTAATAAGGGATAAAAATGATCTCAGAcaatttttgtaaaattaacattgaaaaacaaaaatagTTTGGTATAGATTTAACATTAATGGATGGCTTTCCATGTGTCTCTACCTCATATAATTTGCTGGTTGGattcaattaaataagtagGGTCCATGTGCCTCTTTTGACTTTACACGACCATCAACATATTAATATCTTCTATTGTCCCCGTTGATGGAGGGGAACTGTTAACACATTTTTTCAATCTTTAAATATccaattataatttaattaaacatATCTAAATAGTCTCGAGGATGCGTAGTTATCATATTATTACAATTCAATCTTTACTTATTCTATATAGCAACCAAATGACACTTTAGTAATTTGATTGCTATTAATAATTGTTGTTACTCTAATTACTCTAGTGCTTATTTTGGTtgtgctatatgattttattagGTGTATCATTTAGTACTATAACATATCAAGAGAGGAATTAATG
This window of the Salvia splendens isolate huo1 unplaced genomic scaffold, SspV2 ctg939, whole genome shotgun sequence genome carries:
- the LOC121791842 gene encoding uncharacterized protein LOC121791842, with amino-acid sequence MGLLGGRWGTAAAVIALAAAVVTRKHLGEQLGWDNSAMMQWLKEMSDRLGHWAIPAYVGLHTITLALCLPYAVFFEAGASMLFGFLPALLCVFTAKILGASLSFWIGRFVFRSYGSAAERVQKNKYFNMLSRGVERDGWKFVLLARFSPVPSYVINYALAATNVGFLIDFLLPTVIGCMPMILQNTSIGSLASAAVGSASGSQKSQVWSYLFPLLGISSSVLISLRIKKYSTDILTDDSPATVSEPSDAQASSQEPVNSKSKALKGK
- the LOC121791846 gene encoding probable xyloglucan endotransglucosylase/hydrolase protein 5, with amino-acid sequence MASHSLWSLSLGLLMFAAAALAAAPKKAVDVPFGRNYVPTWAFDHIKYLNGGSEIQLLLDNHTGTGFQSKGSYLFGHFSMHLKLVGGDSAGTVTAFYLSSQNSEHDEIDFEFLGNRTGQPYILQTNVYTGGKGDKEQRIYLWFDPTKDFHTYSILWNLYQIVFFVDDIPIRAFKNSKDLGVKFPFNQPMKLYSSLWNADDWATRGGLEKTDWSKAPFVASYRGFHIDGCEASVNANICDTQGKRWWDQKQFQDLDKFQWRRLRWVRSKYTIYNYCTDQTRYPTPPPECKRDRDI